In Cupriavidus basilensis, the following proteins share a genomic window:
- a CDS encoding enoyl-CoA hydratase/isomerase family protein, protein MRLNPNDAAQERPAAAPSADDEVRFDEINGIGLITLNRPRQLNALSYPMIGLLDAQLAAWAARDDIAAVVLRGAGPKAFCAGGDIRALYDSFHAGTALHRQFFVDEYQLDYRLHCYPKPVVALMDGIVMGGGMGLAQAAHLRVLTERSRVAMPETGIGLVPDVGASHFLSKLPLALALYVGLTGVTLGAADTLLCKLADIAVPAASLEHFEQTLAAINRTGDVLADLRAALQATPDAGEQAAPLQSVLPAVLRHFRADASVAGLLDSLAAESDPAYADWAARTLDILRGRSPLMMAVTRELLLRGRDLDLADCFRMELGVVSHAFSQGDFIEGVRALIVDKDNAPRWRVKDASEVSEAVVQSFFDSPWPREPHPLAMLGRSGQA, encoded by the coding sequence ATGCGCCTGAACCCGAACGATGCCGCCCAGGAACGCCCCGCAGCCGCGCCAAGCGCGGACGACGAGGTGCGCTTCGACGAGATCAACGGCATCGGCCTGATCACGCTCAACCGGCCGCGCCAGCTGAACGCCTTGTCCTACCCGATGATCGGCCTGCTCGATGCGCAGCTTGCCGCCTGGGCCGCGCGCGACGACATCGCCGCGGTGGTGCTGCGCGGCGCGGGCCCCAAGGCGTTCTGCGCCGGCGGCGACATCCGCGCGCTGTACGACAGCTTCCACGCGGGTACGGCGCTGCATCGCCAGTTTTTCGTGGACGAGTACCAGCTCGACTATCGCCTGCACTGCTACCCCAAGCCGGTCGTGGCGCTGATGGACGGCATTGTCATGGGCGGCGGCATGGGCCTGGCGCAGGCCGCGCACCTGCGCGTGCTCACCGAGCGCTCGCGCGTGGCCATGCCGGAGACCGGCATCGGCCTGGTGCCCGATGTGGGTGCGAGCCATTTCTTGTCGAAGCTCCCGCTGGCCCTGGCGCTCTATGTCGGGCTGACGGGCGTGACGCTTGGCGCTGCCGATACGCTGCTGTGCAAGCTGGCCGACATCGCCGTGCCTGCCGCAAGCCTGGAGCACTTCGAGCAGACGCTGGCAGCCATCAACCGGACAGGCGACGTGCTGGCGGACCTGCGCGCCGCGCTGCAGGCAACGCCTGACGCCGGCGAGCAGGCGGCGCCGCTGCAGTCGGTGCTGCCTGCCGTGCTGCGGCATTTTCGGGCAGACGCCAGCGTGGCTGGCCTGCTCGACAGCCTGGCCGCGGAATCCGACCCGGCCTACGCCGACTGGGCCGCGCGCACGCTCGATATCCTGCGCGGGCGGTCGCCGCTGATGATGGCGGTCACGCGGGAATTGCTGCTGCGCGGCCGCGACCTGGATCTTGCCGATTGCTTCCGCATGGAGCTCGGCGTGGTGTCGCACGCGTTCTCGCAGGGCGATTTCATCGAGGGGGTGCGCGCGCTGATCGTCGACAAGGACAATGCGCCGCGCTGGCGCGTGAAGGATGCGAGCGAGGTCAGCGAGGCCGTGGTGCAGTCGTTCTTCGACAGCCCTTGGCCGCGTGAGCCCCACCCGCTGGCCATGCTTGGCCGATCAGGGCAAGCCTGA
- a CDS encoding enoyl-CoA hydratase produces the protein MIEHVIDGHIARLTLKRPPANAFNAEGLAQLQQLVATLNADTRVRAIVITGDGSRFFSAGADLNGFADGDRAHARLMAQRFGAAFEALQNARPLVIAAINGYAMGGGLECALACDVRIAEEQAQMALPEAGVGLLPCGCGTQTLPWLVGEGWAKRMILANERIDAATALRIGLVEEMVPTGQALDAALRLAERASNVSPRAAAYSKQLVHLARQGVPRGPALALERERFVDLFDGEDQREGVNAFLQKRAPQWRNA, from the coding sequence ATGATCGAGCACGTCATCGACGGGCATATCGCCCGCCTCACCCTCAAGCGCCCGCCCGCCAATGCGTTTAACGCCGAGGGGCTGGCACAGTTGCAGCAACTGGTAGCCACGCTGAATGCGGACACGCGCGTGCGCGCCATCGTGATCACTGGCGACGGCAGCCGCTTCTTCAGCGCCGGCGCCGACCTCAATGGTTTTGCCGACGGCGATCGCGCTCATGCGCGGCTGATGGCGCAACGCTTCGGTGCCGCCTTCGAGGCGCTGCAAAACGCACGCCCCCTGGTGATCGCGGCGATCAACGGCTATGCCATGGGCGGCGGGCTGGAATGCGCGCTGGCCTGCGACGTGCGCATTGCCGAGGAACAGGCCCAGATGGCGCTGCCGGAGGCCGGCGTCGGCCTGCTGCCGTGTGGCTGCGGCACGCAAACCCTGCCCTGGCTGGTGGGCGAGGGCTGGGCCAAGCGCATGATCCTGGCCAACGAGCGCATCGATGCCGCCACCGCGCTGCGCATCGGGTTGGTGGAAGAGATGGTGCCCACGGGCCAGGCGCTGGACGCGGCGCTGCGCCTGGCCGAGCGCGCCAGCAATGTGAGCCCGCGCGCGGCGGCCTACAGCAAGCAGCTGGTGCACCTGGCGCGCCAGGGCGTGCCGCGCGGCCCGGCGCTGGCGCTGGAGCGCGAGCGCTTTGTCGATCTGTTCGACGGCGAGGACCAGCGCGAAGGCGTCAACGCCTTCCTGCAAAAACGTGCGCCGCAATGGCGCAATGCCTAG
- the mmsB gene encoding 3-hydroxyisobutyrate dehydrogenase: MHIAFIGLGNMGAPMARNLLKAGHALTVFDLNPTALSALQADGAAVAPSARKAAAEADFVITMLPAATHVRATYLGPEGVLAGVRPGVPLVDSSTIDPATIRALAAEAKRQGNPIADAPVSGGTGGAQAGTLTFMVGAEPTLFEQLKPVLSCMGRNIVHCGDTGTGQVAKICNNLILGISMIGVSEAMALGVKLGIDAGVLAGIVNTSTGRCWAADTCNPYPGVIETAPASRGYSGGFGADLMLKDLGLATDAARSVRQPLFLGALAQQIYQAVSQAGDGHLDFSGVIRQYQAKEEPKA; the protein is encoded by the coding sequence ATGCACATAGCCTTCATCGGCCTAGGCAACATGGGTGCCCCCATGGCCCGCAACCTGCTCAAGGCAGGCCACGCCCTGACCGTTTTCGACCTCAACCCCACCGCCCTGTCAGCCCTGCAAGCCGACGGCGCAGCCGTAGCCCCCTCCGCCCGCAAGGCCGCCGCCGAAGCCGACTTCGTCATCACCATGCTGCCGGCCGCCACTCACGTCCGCGCCACCTACCTCGGCCCGGAAGGCGTCCTTGCCGGCGTACGGCCCGGCGTACCGCTAGTGGACTCCAGCACCATCGACCCGGCCACCATCCGCGCACTGGCCGCCGAGGCCAAACGGCAAGGCAACCCGATTGCCGACGCCCCTGTCTCCGGCGGCACCGGCGGCGCGCAGGCCGGTACGCTGACGTTCATGGTCGGCGCCGAACCGACCCTGTTCGAACAACTGAAACCCGTGCTGTCCTGCATGGGCCGCAACATCGTCCATTGCGGCGACACCGGCACCGGACAGGTCGCCAAGATCTGCAACAACCTGATCCTCGGCATCTCCATGATCGGCGTGTCCGAAGCCATGGCGCTCGGGGTCAAGCTGGGCATCGACGCCGGCGTGCTGGCCGGGATCGTCAACACCTCCACCGGCCGTTGCTGGGCCGCCGACACCTGCAACCCCTACCCGGGCGTGATCGAGACCGCGCCGGCCTCGCGCGGCTATAGCGGCGGCTTTGGCGCGGACCTGATGCTCAAGGACCTGGGCCTGGCCACGGATGCTGCACGCAGCGTGCGGCAACCGCTGTTCCTCGGGGCACTGGCCCAGCAGATCTACCAGGCGGTGAGCCAGGCCGGCGACGGACATCTCGACTTCTCGGGCGTGATCCGTCAATACCAGGCAAAAGAGGAGCCGAAAGCATGA
- a CDS encoding CoA-acylating methylmalonate-semialdehyde dehydrogenase, which translates to MSAQNPNAAAPTVKLLINGEWVESAATEFRPVVNPATQQVLAQVPLATAAEVNAAVGAAHRAFATWRHTPLGARLRIMLKYQALIREHSKRIAAILTAEQGKTLADAEGDIFRGLEVVEHACSIGTLQQGGFAENVAATVDTYTLQQPIGVCAGITPFNFPAMIPLWMFPMAIVCGNTFVLKPSEQDPLSTMELVKLAIEAGVPAGVLNVVHGAREVVDALCTHPDIKAVSFVGSTAVGTHVYNLAGAHGKRVQSMMGAKNHAVVLPDAHREHTLNALAGAAFGAAGQRCMATSVAVLVGAAREWLPELVKKAATLKVGAGNEPGTDVCPVVSVAARQRVLGLIEAGEREGATLALDGRNVQVAGYPEGNFIGPTVFADVTTEMSIYTQEIFGPVLVVIGVETLDEAIALVNRNPFGNGTGIFTQSGAAARKFQSEIDVGQVGINIPIPVPVPYFSFTGSRGSKLGDLGPYGKQVVQFYTQTKTVTARWFDDATVNDGVNTTISLR; encoded by the coding sequence ATGAGTGCCCAGAACCCCAACGCCGCCGCGCCCACCGTCAAGCTGTTGATCAACGGCGAGTGGGTGGAGTCCGCTGCCACCGAATTCCGCCCCGTGGTCAATCCGGCCACCCAGCAGGTGCTGGCGCAGGTGCCGCTGGCCACCGCGGCCGAGGTCAATGCCGCCGTGGGCGCCGCGCACCGCGCCTTTGCCACGTGGCGCCACACGCCGCTGGGCGCGCGCCTGCGCATCATGCTCAAGTACCAGGCGCTGATCCGCGAGCACAGCAAGCGCATTGCCGCTATCCTCACCGCCGAGCAAGGCAAGACCCTGGCCGACGCCGAGGGCGACATCTTCCGCGGGCTTGAGGTCGTGGAACACGCCTGCTCGATCGGCACGCTGCAGCAAGGCGGCTTTGCCGAGAACGTGGCCGCCACCGTCGATACCTACACCCTGCAGCAGCCGATTGGCGTATGCGCCGGCATCACGCCGTTCAACTTCCCGGCCATGATCCCGTTGTGGATGTTCCCCATGGCGATCGTGTGCGGCAACACCTTCGTGCTCAAGCCATCGGAGCAAGACCCGCTGTCCACCATGGAACTGGTCAAGCTGGCCATCGAGGCCGGCGTGCCCGCCGGCGTGCTCAACGTGGTCCATGGCGCGCGCGAGGTGGTGGACGCGCTGTGCACGCACCCGGACATCAAGGCGGTTTCCTTCGTCGGCTCCACCGCCGTGGGCACCCACGTCTACAACCTCGCCGGCGCGCACGGCAAGCGCGTGCAATCGATGATGGGCGCCAAGAACCACGCCGTGGTGCTGCCGGACGCGCACCGCGAGCACACGCTCAACGCGCTGGCCGGCGCAGCCTTCGGCGCCGCCGGCCAGCGCTGCATGGCGACTTCGGTAGCCGTGCTGGTAGGCGCGGCGCGCGAATGGCTGCCCGAACTGGTGAAAAAGGCCGCCACGCTCAAGGTCGGCGCCGGCAACGAGCCCGGCACCGACGTATGCCCGGTAGTCTCCGTCGCCGCCAGGCAGCGCGTGCTCGGCCTGATCGAAGCCGGCGAACGCGAAGGCGCCACGCTGGCGCTCGATGGCCGCAACGTGCAGGTAGCCGGCTACCCCGAAGGCAACTTCATCGGCCCGACCGTGTTTGCCGACGTCACCACCGAGATGTCCATCTACACCCAGGAAATCTTCGGCCCGGTGCTGGTAGTGATCGGCGTCGAAACGCTGGACGAAGCCATCGCCCTGGTCAACCGCAACCCCTTCGGCAACGGCACCGGCATATTCACGCAAAGCGGCGCCGCCGCCCGCAAGTTCCAGAGCGAGATCGACGTCGGCCAGGTCGGCATCAACATCCCCATCCCGGTACCCGTGCCCTACTTCAGCTTCACCGGCTCACGCGGCTCCAAGCTCGGCGACCTCGGCCCCTATGGCAAGCAAGTGGTGCAGTTCTATACGCAGACGAAGACCGTCACGGCAAGGTGGTTCGACGACGCAACGGTAAATGACGGGGTGAATACCACGATCAGCCTGCGCTGA
- a CDS encoding acyl-CoA dehydrogenase family protein, which yields MHHEFSEQQTMIRDTARTFASERLAPCAAEWDRAGQLPAEVVAEMGALGLLGMIVPEEWGGTYTDYIAYALAIEEIAAGCAACATLMSVHNSVGCGPILHYGTQAQKERYLPRLASGEIIGAFCLTEPQAGSEAHNLRTRARATDNGWVLSGSKQFVTNGQRAGVAIVFAATEPAQGKRGLSAFVVPTDTPGFSVHTPERKMGIRASDTCAITLDDCQVPHDALLGEPGEGLRIALSNLEGGRIGIAAQALGIARSAFEAACRYAAERVQFGRPLREHAPIANMLADMATELNAARLLVHRAAHMRTAGQPCLSEASQAKLYASELAERVCSKALQIHGGYGYLEDYPVERHYRDARITQIYEGTSEIQRMLIARTL from the coding sequence ATGCACCACGAATTCAGCGAACAGCAAACCATGATCCGCGACACCGCGCGCACTTTCGCCAGCGAGCGCCTGGCGCCCTGCGCCGCCGAGTGGGACCGTGCCGGCCAGCTGCCGGCGGAGGTGGTGGCGGAGATGGGTGCGCTCGGGCTGCTCGGCATGATCGTGCCGGAGGAATGGGGCGGCACGTATACCGACTACATCGCCTACGCGCTGGCCATCGAGGAAATCGCCGCGGGCTGCGCCGCCTGCGCCACCCTGATGAGCGTGCACAACTCGGTGGGCTGCGGCCCGATCCTGCACTACGGCACGCAAGCGCAAAAAGAGCGCTACCTGCCGCGCCTGGCCAGCGGCGAGATTATCGGCGCGTTCTGCCTGACCGAGCCACAAGCCGGCTCGGAAGCGCACAACCTGCGCACCCGGGCGCGCGCCACGGACAATGGCTGGGTGCTGTCCGGCAGCAAGCAGTTCGTCACCAACGGCCAGCGCGCAGGCGTGGCCATCGTGTTTGCCGCCACCGAGCCGGCACAAGGCAAGCGCGGCCTGTCGGCCTTCGTGGTGCCCACCGATACGCCCGGCTTCTCGGTGCACACGCCCGAGCGCAAGATGGGCATCCGCGCCTCCGACACCTGCGCCATCACGCTGGACGACTGCCAAGTGCCGCACGACGCGCTGCTCGGCGAACCCGGCGAGGGATTGCGCATTGCCCTGTCGAACCTGGAGGGCGGGCGCATCGGCATTGCCGCGCAGGCACTCGGCATCGCCCGCTCGGCCTTTGAGGCCGCCTGCCGCTACGCCGCCGAGCGCGTGCAGTTTGGCCGCCCGCTGCGCGAGCATGCGCCCATTGCCAACATGCTGGCCGACATGGCGACCGAACTCAACGCGGCACGCCTGCTGGTGCACCGCGCCGCGCATATGCGCACGGCCGGCCAGCCCTGCCTGTCGGAAGCCTCGCAGGCCAAGCTCTATGCCTCCGAACTGGCCGAGCGCGTGTGCTCCAAGGCGCTGCAGATCCATGGCGGCTACGGCTACCTGGAAGACTACCCGGTCGAGCGCCATTACCGCGACGCCCGCATTACGCAGATCTACGAAGGCACCAGCGAGATCCAGCGCATGCTGATCGCCCGCACCCTTTGA
- a CDS encoding AraC family transcriptional regulator, with product MEKHSVAICFVHHAIAGLRARGIAPEPVLQAAGIAPALLAVPQARVSAASYSALWMEVAAALDDEFFGQDSRRMKCGSFAMLCHAIVGSKTLGQGLERVVRYFGLLLDDIRVRLEREGVDGEPGAGKRARAALVLTATSSQPPGVFAQETMLIMLHGLMSWLLRRRVPVLLAAFSYPEPAYAAEYRLMYSRHLAFGQPATALVFDAAWLDQPVHQDERSLKAFLRDAPHNVVVKYTDRTSVMARVRRQLRAQPPEQWPTFDRLAHDVHMSSSSLRRRLMEEGGTYQQLKDEMRRDLAIEALSHSSRPLAQIAAELGFAEPGAFHRAFRRWTGLRPGAYRGTPSQA from the coding sequence ATGGAAAAACATAGCGTCGCCATCTGCTTCGTGCATCACGCCATCGCGGGCTTGCGCGCGCGCGGCATCGCGCCGGAGCCGGTGCTGCAGGCGGCGGGCATCGCGCCCGCGCTGCTGGCGGTGCCGCAGGCGCGCGTGTCGGCGGCAAGCTATAGCGCGTTGTGGATGGAAGTGGCCGCCGCGCTGGACGATGAATTCTTTGGGCAGGACTCGCGCCGCATGAAGTGCGGCAGCTTTGCCATGCTGTGCCACGCCATCGTGGGCAGCAAGACGCTGGGGCAGGGGCTGGAGCGGGTGGTGCGTTATTTCGGCTTGCTGCTGGACGATATCCGCGTGCGGCTGGAGCGCGAAGGCGTGGACGGTGAGCCGGGCGCCGGCAAGCGCGCACGGGCCGCGCTGGTGCTGACGGCCACTTCAAGCCAGCCGCCGGGCGTGTTCGCACAGGAGACCATGCTGATCATGCTGCACGGGCTGATGAGCTGGCTGCTGCGCCGGCGGGTGCCCGTGCTGCTGGCGGCGTTCAGCTATCCGGAGCCGGCCTATGCCGCCGAGTACCGCCTGATGTACTCGCGCCATCTGGCGTTCGGCCAGCCGGCCACGGCGCTGGTGTTCGACGCGGCCTGGCTGGACCAGCCGGTGCACCAGGACGAGCGCAGCCTCAAGGCCTTCCTGCGCGACGCACCGCACAACGTGGTGGTGAAATACACCGACCGCACCAGCGTCATGGCGCGCGTGCGGCGCCAGTTGCGCGCGCAGCCGCCGGAGCAGTGGCCCACCTTCGACCGCCTGGCGCACGACGTGCATATGTCGTCATCGTCGCTGCGGCGCCGGCTGATGGAGGAGGGCGGGACCTACCAGCAACTGAAGGATGAGATGCGGCGCGACCTGGCCATCGAAGCGCTGAGCCATTCCAGCCGTCCGCTGGCGCAAATCGCGGCCGAGCTTGGCTTCGCCGAGCCGGGTGCGTTCCATCGCGCGTTCCGGCGTTGGACCGGGCTGCGGCCCGGGGCGTACCGGGGCACGCCGTCGCAGGCTTAG
- a CDS encoding GGDEF domain-containing protein — translation MSDPFALLAVTTLLSVMMLAIVWSLRRCGQPGVTLWWQANLAAMVALLLITLRGRIPDALSIVVANGALAWGLALFHAGIARFCGRQPPWRAMIAGTFAVVAGVVTWRYVFNDFNTRVVIVSAFHATFCGCAGYVLVRYRPRARPASHYLTTAGFAFFLSAAHALRGVLSALSVMDHPATTSTPGLNAAFLVLGALAMPGLTMGAVLMIHDAMVRQLEAVANTDFLTGVMSRKAFENEAARELARAGRGGPAPVLLIIDIDHFKAVNDTFGHAAGDAVLAEFARLAAASLRAPDSIGRMGGEEFVVLLPASSLEEARAAAERIRLLAEGSRVSGPYGAVRYTVSGGYAGWHPGESVAQVTARADTALYMAKLSGRNRMLAHVPAPAAASAPCELATGEH, via the coding sequence ATGTCGGACCCGTTCGCTTTGCTAGCCGTTACGACGCTCCTTAGCGTCATGATGCTGGCGATCGTCTGGTCGCTGCGGCGCTGCGGCCAGCCGGGCGTGACGTTGTGGTGGCAAGCCAACCTGGCGGCCATGGTCGCGCTGCTGCTGATCACACTGCGCGGCAGGATCCCGGATGCGCTATCGATCGTGGTGGCCAACGGCGCGCTGGCTTGGGGGCTGGCACTGTTTCATGCGGGCATCGCCCGCTTCTGCGGACGGCAGCCACCCTGGCGCGCGATGATCGCCGGCACCTTCGCCGTGGTGGCCGGCGTCGTGACGTGGCGCTATGTATTCAATGATTTCAACACCCGCGTGGTCATCGTCTCGGCATTCCACGCCACGTTCTGCGGCTGCGCAGGGTACGTGCTGGTGCGCTACCGCCCGCGCGCTCGCCCGGCCAGCCATTACCTGACCACCGCCGGGTTCGCCTTCTTCCTGTCCGCGGCCCATGCATTGCGGGGCGTGCTGTCCGCGCTCTCGGTCATGGACCACCCTGCCACGACGAGCACGCCCGGATTGAATGCCGCCTTCCTGGTGCTCGGCGCGCTGGCCATGCCGGGCCTCACCATGGGCGCCGTGCTGATGATCCACGACGCGATGGTGCGCCAGCTCGAAGCCGTGGCCAACACCGATTTCCTGACCGGCGTGATGTCGCGCAAGGCGTTCGAGAACGAGGCCGCGCGCGAGCTGGCGCGCGCCGGGCGCGGCGGCCCAGCGCCGGTGCTGCTCATCATCGACATCGACCACTTCAAGGCGGTCAACGACACCTTCGGCCATGCCGCCGGTGATGCCGTGCTGGCGGAGTTCGCGCGCCTGGCCGCCGCCAGCCTGCGCGCGCCTGACAGCATCGGCCGCATGGGCGGCGAGGAATTCGTCGTGTTGCTGCCAGCCAGTTCACTGGAAGAGGCCCGCGCTGCCGCCGAGCGCATCCGCCTACTGGCCGAAGGTAGCCGAGTCAGTGGCCCATATGGCGCCGTGCGCTACACGGTCAGCGGCGGCTATGCCGGGTGGCACCCCGGCGAGAGCGTGGCGCAGGTCACCGCACGCGCCGATACGGCGCTCTACATGGCCAAGCTGTCGGGACGCAACCGCATGCTGGCGCATGTGCCTGCCCCGGCAGCGGCCAGCGCGCCCTGCGAACTGGCCACTGGCGAGCATTGA
- a CDS encoding LysR family transcriptional regulator → MQPIRFDLGDLQAMVAVVEQGGFRAAAEALSLSQPALSRRIDKLEQALNVRLFERTTRRVTLTVVGREFVGKARALLAEVESSLMGIGDAAATRSGEVTVACVPSAAHYFLPAVIARFHAQFPNVRVKMVDEGANVVLHSVASGEADFGLNFIGTQEADLLFEPLLRDPFVLACRHDHPLARRRSVKWAELGAHTLIALAKSSGNRLMLDLALAELPLRPAAFYEVRHVSSVLALVEAGLGVAAVPRLALPGGERATLVAVPLRDPAVSRTLGILRRRGRTLPAHAQALYDMVGQAAAQRGRSAATSAHGRGGSAGIGIDA, encoded by the coding sequence ATGCAACCGATCAGATTCGACCTCGGCGACCTGCAGGCGATGGTGGCCGTGGTGGAGCAAGGCGGCTTCCGCGCCGCCGCCGAGGCCCTCAGCCTGTCGCAGCCGGCCCTGTCGCGTCGTATCGACAAGCTGGAGCAGGCGCTCAATGTCAGGCTGTTCGAGCGCACCACGCGCCGCGTCACCCTGACCGTGGTAGGCCGGGAGTTTGTCGGCAAGGCGCGCGCGCTGCTGGCGGAAGTGGAGTCTTCCCTGATGGGTATCGGCGATGCGGCCGCGACGCGCTCAGGCGAGGTGACGGTTGCCTGCGTGCCGTCGGCGGCGCATTACTTCCTGCCGGCGGTGATCGCGCGTTTTCATGCGCAATTCCCCAACGTCCGCGTCAAGATGGTGGACGAAGGCGCCAACGTCGTCTTGCACAGCGTGGCCAGCGGCGAGGCGGACTTTGGCCTGAACTTCATCGGCACGCAGGAGGCCGACCTGTTGTTCGAGCCCTTGCTGCGCGATCCTTTCGTGCTGGCTTGCCGCCACGACCATCCGCTGGCCCGGCGCCGCTCGGTGAAATGGGCTGAACTTGGCGCCCACACGCTGATAGCGTTAGCCAAGTCGAGCGGCAACCGGCTGATGCTGGATCTTGCCCTGGCCGAGCTGCCGCTGCGGCCGGCCGCCTTCTACGAGGTGCGCCATGTCAGCAGCGTGCTGGCGCTGGTGGAGGCCGGGCTGGGGGTGGCGGCCGTGCCGCGCCTGGCGCTGCCCGGTGGCGAGCGCGCCACGCTGGTCGCGGTTCCCCTGCGCGATCCCGCCGTGTCCCGCACGCTGGGCATCCTGCGCCGCCGTGGGCGCACGTTGCCGGCGCATGCGCAAGCCCTGTACGACATGGTCGGGCAGGCGGCGGCACAGCGCGGCCGGAGCGCGGCCACATCGGCGCACGGCCGGGGCGGCAGCGCCGGTATTGGTATTGATGCGTAA
- a CDS encoding substrate-binding domain-containing protein — MLAGVAGMALAAGNALADEVKVMNSGGFTAAYKALGPGFEKATGNTLSTAWGPSMGKSPEAIPNRLARGEHADVVIMVAYALDDLIKQGKVLPDSRVDLADSRIGLSVREGAPKPDISTVDAFRKTLLDARSIAYSDSASGVYVETEMFKKLGIEAQVKGRAHKIEKTPVGSVVAQGDYQIGLQQVSELLPVKGASFVGKIPEPLQKITTFAAGVPVGAEHPEAGRALIRYLASPAARGEIERSGMDPRVQ; from the coding sequence ATGCTGGCCGGCGTGGCCGGCATGGCGCTGGCCGCCGGCAATGCGCTGGCCGACGAGGTCAAGGTCATGAATTCGGGCGGCTTTACCGCGGCCTACAAGGCGCTCGGCCCGGGCTTCGAGAAGGCCACGGGCAATACGCTGTCCACCGCATGGGGCCCCTCGATGGGCAAGTCGCCCGAGGCCATTCCCAACCGGCTCGCACGCGGCGAGCATGCCGACGTGGTGATCATGGTGGCCTATGCGCTGGATGACCTGATCAAGCAAGGCAAGGTGCTGCCGGACAGCCGGGTCGACCTGGCCGATTCGCGCATCGGCTTGTCGGTGCGGGAGGGCGCGCCCAAGCCGGATATCAGCACCGTCGACGCATTCCGCAAGACCCTGCTGGATGCCAGGTCCATCGCCTACTCGGACAGCGCCAGCGGCGTGTATGTCGAGACCGAGATGTTCAAGAAGCTGGGCATCGAGGCGCAGGTCAAGGGCCGGGCCCACAAGATCGAGAAGACGCCGGTCGGCAGCGTGGTGGCGCAGGGCGATTACCAGATCGGCCTGCAGCAGGTCAGCGAGCTGCTGCCGGTCAAGGGCGCCAGCTTTGTTGGCAAGATTCCCGAGCCTTTGCAGAAAATCACCACGTTCGCCGCCGGCGTGCCGGTGGGCGCGGAGCATCCCGAGGCCGGGCGCGCGTTGATTCGCTATCTGGCTTCGCCTGCGGCGCGGGGGGAGATCGAGCGCAGCGGGATGGATCCGCGGGTACAGTGA
- a CDS encoding TetR/AcrR family transcriptional regulator: MLRPQLLHSAAQLALESGLRAVTLDAVAARAGVSKGGLQHHFRNKQALLDALFDDAVETFNTDVAAAIASDTQAEGRAARAYMRATLQEERNEDAASYLHLLLALMLTDADTRDRWAPRIAEIARPDPLPAAEAARLMICRLAADGLWLADLLGSQSMEPGLRAEVLRQLDQMTRRQPQ; the protein is encoded by the coding sequence GTGCTGCGCCCGCAGCTATTGCACTCCGCGGCCCAGCTCGCCCTCGAATCCGGTCTGCGCGCCGTCACGCTGGATGCGGTGGCGGCGCGTGCCGGTGTCAGCAAAGGTGGCTTGCAGCATCATTTCCGCAACAAGCAGGCGCTGCTGGACGCGCTCTTCGACGATGCGGTTGAGACCTTCAACACCGATGTGGCCGCTGCGATCGCCAGCGACACGCAGGCCGAGGGCCGCGCGGCGCGGGCCTATATGCGGGCGACGTTGCAGGAAGAGAGGAACGAGGACGCCGCCAGCTATCTGCATCTGCTGCTGGCGCTGATGCTGACCGATGCCGATACGCGCGATCGCTGGGCCCCACGCATCGCCGAAATCGCACGCCCCGATCCGCTGCCAGCGGCGGAGGCGGCGAGGCTGATGATTTGCCGCCTGGCCGCTGACGGGCTGTGGCTCGCCGACCTGCTGGGCAGCCAGTCGATGGAACCCGGGTTGAGGGCGGAAGTCTTGCGCCAGCTGGATCAGATGACCCGACGCCAGCCGCAATGA